A region of Natribaculum luteum DNA encodes the following proteins:
- a CDS encoding vWA domain-containing protein — protein sequence MSDGYTNRGPDPIGIAETAAERDVEISTIGVGGGIDENELREIAGITGGDFYHVQDADDLPDTFERVAENQTGVDLEDTNGDGIPDRVAEMDLAMPTGEPGVVGEPLNLDPIALDTSGDGIRDNETVDINYRVFQEDNETKLHASVTYAEHHPARIDTTGDGLTDREQFEGWEIEVVDDHEDAQELMAPLISDDDRATSSYFDSRSVSANPLVSDTNGDGLTDLEEHDLGTDPKRTATVADGISDVEALYRPEEDPTVFTTTPPEAHLLEFNRRLTKGNLDVEGGFSVGWDGVETPSVDVDRPGYVYEFDLLVVDSLGVDRVELQQSGVTEFAKTYPSVSPVREGDISFYAEGERVLTEFRGAETDVTTEDAVGNTGTEIVQTERSIAGRVATEYSWMDQRDLGTVSGLTHGAAEVPDFVRLLVGDPEQLAEAVTAFTEEYLAVQQDPTRSDAEFWVQVARNMGANVHRTQAQDNPEQSPTGSPTGDVTYCTDQYLDDDQPTSDYCQFAAGWYEGYTTYLVVEFLVGSKGTLKGVSSADDLRHVLDDAGDNIDTARGLRQLDGPETTTGKITYRIVTDGGTPHVDAPTVARHLRDDHGIDTAGGIKRAFDHLDEDLRHLEDLSSSEQAALAARLSKSSDPSAARAFVDELDTAGDVRRLLDQDQMTTNRMTDVYVNRGTDARQYRNIDPDLEPANILHVAEEGNIHGTNVIVKRDGDVRWLEQGTSDFGWRHIEQRHIQGVGKDAVSEDGITSFWPVGQKIEGKTLPNKMTTNEIDDLIYEAIKSGDSSGGSAIGKTEYMLTPVPQEGIERMRVVVKQDGSIETAYPETGTAVEKWNEGWI from the coding sequence TTGTCCGACGGCTACACCAATCGTGGACCGGACCCGATCGGTATCGCCGAAACGGCCGCCGAGCGCGACGTCGAGATCAGCACCATCGGCGTCGGCGGCGGCATCGACGAGAACGAACTCCGGGAGATCGCCGGCATTACCGGTGGTGACTTCTATCACGTCCAGGACGCCGACGACCTGCCCGACACCTTCGAGCGGGTCGCCGAGAACCAGACCGGCGTCGACCTCGAGGACACCAACGGCGACGGCATTCCCGACCGGGTTGCGGAGATGGACCTGGCGATGCCGACCGGCGAACCCGGCGTCGTCGGCGAACCGCTGAACCTCGATCCGATCGCGCTGGACACGAGTGGCGACGGCATCCGCGACAACGAGACGGTCGACATCAACTATCGCGTCTTCCAGGAGGACAACGAGACGAAACTGCACGCGTCGGTCACCTACGCCGAACACCACCCCGCCCGGATCGACACGACCGGTGATGGGCTGACGGACCGAGAACAGTTCGAGGGATGGGAGATCGAGGTCGTCGACGATCACGAAGATGCACAAGAATTGATGGCACCGCTCATTTCAGACGATGATCGTGCTACGTCCTCGTATTTCGACTCGCGGAGCGTCTCTGCGAATCCACTGGTATCCGATACGAACGGTGACGGACTAACCGACCTCGAGGAACACGACCTCGGCACCGATCCCAAACGCACCGCTACGGTCGCCGACGGCATTTCCGACGTCGAGGCACTCTATCGTCCCGAGGAAGATCCGACAGTCTTCACGACGACACCGCCTGAAGCACACCTCCTCGAGTTTAATCGCCGGCTGACCAAAGGCAACCTCGACGTCGAGGGAGGTTTCAGTGTCGGGTGGGACGGGGTCGAGACCCCGTCGGTTGATGTCGACCGGCCTGGCTACGTCTACGAGTTCGATCTCCTCGTGGTAGATTCACTTGGTGTCGACCGTGTCGAACTACAGCAATCTGGAGTCACGGAGTTCGCGAAAACCTATCCATCTGTCTCGCCCGTTCGGGAGGGCGATATCTCGTTTTATGCCGAAGGCGAGCGAGTACTGACAGAGTTCCGTGGGGCAGAAACCGATGTAACGACCGAAGATGCGGTCGGAAACACCGGTACCGAGATCGTCCAAACCGAACGGTCGATCGCCGGCAGGGTAGCTACCGAATACTCCTGGATGGACCAGCGGGATCTCGGCACTGTTTCGGGACTTACGCACGGTGCAGCAGAGGTCCCTGATTTCGTTCGGTTGCTCGTCGGCGATCCCGAGCAACTGGCCGAGGCAGTCACGGCGTTCACCGAGGAGTACCTTGCAGTCCAGCAAGACCCCACCAGATCTGACGCTGAATTCTGGGTTCAGGTTGCGCGAAACATGGGTGCGAACGTCCACCGAACCCAGGCACAAGACAATCCGGAGCAGTCGCCGACTGGTTCACCGACTGGAGACGTCACGTACTGTACAGACCAGTACCTCGACGACGATCAACCCACGTCCGACTACTGCCAGTTCGCCGCGGGCTGGTACGAGGGGTACACCACTTATCTCGTCGTCGAATTCCTCGTCGGATCGAAGGGTACGCTGAAAGGCGTCTCGAGTGCCGACGACCTCCGCCACGTACTCGACGACGCTGGAGACAACATCGACACCGCTCGAGGTCTTCGTCAGCTCGATGGGCCGGAGACGACAACCGGAAAAATCACGTATCGGATCGTCACCGACGGCGGTACACCACACGTCGATGCACCGACTGTGGCGCGACACCTCCGTGACGATCACGGTATCGATACCGCCGGCGGCATTAAGCGTGCCTTCGACCACCTCGACGAGGACCTGCGTCACCTCGAGGACCTGTCCTCGAGCGAGCAGGCAGCGCTCGCGGCACGCCTCTCGAAGAGCTCGGATCCGAGTGCGGCACGGGCGTTCGTCGATGAACTGGACACTGCAGGCGATGTGCGTCGGTTGCTCGATCAGGATCAGATGACGACGAACCGGATGACAGATGTCTACGTCAATCGTGGTACTGATGCACGCCAATACCGAAATATTGATCCTGATCTGGAACCAGCCAATATACTTCACGTCGCCGAAGAAGGAAATATACATGGAACGAATGTTATCGTAAAAAGAGATGGTGACGTAAGATGGCTTGAACAGGGCACTAGTGACTTTGGATGGAGACATATTGAACAACGCCATATCCAGGGAGTGGGAAAAGATGCAGTCTCTGAAGATGGAATAACAAGCTTCTGGCCAGTAGGTCAAAAAATAGAGGGGAAAACATTACCAAATAAAATGACAACAAACGAAATTGATGACCTAATCTACGAAGCTATTAAAAGCGGTGACTCCTCGGGTGGTAGTGCTATCGGGAAAACAGAATATATGCTTACGCCGGTCCCTCAAGAAGGAATTGAACGGATGCGCGTCGTGGTAAAACAGGATGGATCAATAGAAACAGCATATCCTGAGACTGGAACTGCTGTTGAAAAATGGAACGAGGGGTGGATCTGA
- a CDS encoding TspO/MBR family protein, protein MGSQESAHAGDVDSSRPRWREVLTAIAFVVGVNAVGAAPALLGGPNSAWFRALEKPAFYPPGWLFGVVWTILFTLLGVACYLVYRRGLERRAVRIALGAFVVQMAVNVTWTPTFFTLQEPLLALGIVAVLFVLVAATIAAFARVDRLAAVLLVPYLLWVGFATLLNYMIWSINA, encoded by the coding sequence ATGGGATCGCAAGAATCCGCTCACGCCGGCGATGTAGACTCGAGCCGTCCGAGATGGCGCGAGGTTCTCACCGCGATCGCGTTCGTCGTCGGCGTCAACGCCGTCGGTGCAGCACCCGCCCTCCTCGGGGGTCCGAACTCGGCGTGGTTCCGGGCGCTCGAGAAGCCGGCGTTTTACCCGCCCGGCTGGCTGTTCGGCGTCGTCTGGACGATTCTCTTTACGCTGCTGGGCGTCGCGTGCTACCTGGTCTATCGGCGAGGACTCGAGCGACGTGCGGTCAGGATCGCACTCGGTGCGTTCGTCGTGCAGATGGCCGTCAACGTCACCTGGACGCCCACCTTTTTCACGCTGCAGGAACCACTTCTCGCGCTCGGCATCGTCGCCGTGCTGTTCGTCCTCGTCGCCGCGACGATCGCGGCGTTCGCCCGCGTCGATCGGCTGGCGGCCGTCCTCCTCGTTCCGTACCTGCTGTGGGTCGGTTTCGCGACCCTGCTTAACTACATGATCTGGTCGATAAACGCGTGA
- a CDS encoding alpha/beta fold hydrolase gives MPTASNGSVSLYYETAGDGDPVAFVPEAGLGGWSWGWQHAALAGPFDVVVFDPRGTGRSDAPPGPYDLETLAADLEAVLADVGARNAHVVGAGLGGAVALEAARTSTRVETLTLFGAGARGDDFDLDPLYAPLDDRDALRASLEGVLSADFLAEQPEDLLEGIVDWRADGDATREGWEAQTAALESFDATAWGLEVTQPALVFHGTDDDLVPPESGRTLAEQLPRGQFQPLEGAGHLSFVERSREVNDQIVGFLEEHALEE, from the coding sequence ATGCCGACAGCCTCGAACGGATCCGTCTCGCTGTACTACGAGACCGCCGGTGACGGCGATCCCGTTGCGTTCGTCCCCGAGGCCGGTCTCGGCGGCTGGTCGTGGGGGTGGCAACATGCCGCCCTCGCCGGCCCATTCGATGTCGTCGTCTTCGATCCTCGTGGGACAGGCAGATCGGACGCCCCACCAGGCCCGTACGACCTGGAGACGCTCGCAGCCGACCTCGAAGCCGTCCTCGCCGACGTCGGGGCGCGAAACGCCCACGTCGTCGGCGCTGGCCTCGGCGGTGCCGTCGCCCTCGAGGCCGCCCGGACCTCGACGCGGGTCGAGACGCTGACGCTGTTCGGAGCCGGCGCGCGTGGCGACGACTTCGACCTCGACCCGCTCTACGCACCGCTGGACGATCGCGACGCACTCCGTGCCTCGCTCGAGGGCGTCCTCTCGGCTGACTTCCTCGCGGAACAGCCCGAGGACCTCCTCGAGGGGATCGTCGACTGGCGAGCCGACGGCGACGCGACCCGCGAGGGATGGGAGGCACAGACCGCCGCTCTCGAGTCGTTCGACGCGACGGCGTGGGGACTCGAGGTGACCCAGCCTGCGCTCGTCTTTCACGGAACCGACGACGACCTCGTCCCGCCGGAGTCGGGCCGAACGCTCGCCGAGCAGCTCCCACGCGGGCAGTTCCAGCCCCTCGAGGGCGCAGGCCACCTCTCGTTCGTCGAGCGCTCTCGCGAGGTAAACGACCAGATCGTGGGCTTTCTCGAGGAGCACGCACTCGAGGAGTAG
- the alaS gene encoding alanine--tRNA ligase codes for MSELEEEYRLDYFEEEGFERKECSKCGAHFWTRDHDRTTCGEPPCEDYSFIDNPGFDDEYSLEEMRETFLSFFEEHDHERIDPYPVAANRWRDDVLLTQASIYDFQPLVTSGETPPPANPLTISQPCIRMQDIDNVGKTGRHTMAFEMMAHHAFNTREDADEEYAYEGEVYWKDRTVELCDRFFDSLGVDLEEVIYIEDPWVGGGNAGPAIEVIFRGVELATLVFMSMEQDPDGEYEMKDGNRYSPMDTYIVDTGYGLERWTWVSQGTPTVYEAVYPDAIEFLKDNAGLEYTDEEEALLHRASKLAGYMDIDEAEDMETARGDIADRLDVDRERLEELMEPLEDIYAIADHCRTLAYMFGDGIVPSNVGTGYLARMVLRRTKRLCDNVGVDAPLDELVDMQAERLEYENRDTIRDIVRNEVEKYRETLERGGRRVEQLAREYAERGEAIPTTELIELYDSHGIQPDMVEEIASDVGADVQVPDDFYSLVAERHDTAGELEVDEESEDERFEDLPKTEKLYYDDQQRTQFEAVVLDVFEREDGYDVVLDQTMFYPEGGGQPADRGTLSTDETTVDVRDVQIDDDVILHRTDEPLSKGEFVNGQIDATRRRQLMRHHTATHVIIHSARQVLGEHVRQAGAQKGVESSRIDLRHYERISREDVKRIERVANGIVMENTSVSQEWPHRHEAEAEHGFDLYQGGIPPGTNIRLIHVAEDVQACGGTHVARTGDIGAIKIRSTERVQDGVERITFAAGDAAIEATQRTEDALYEAADVLDVSPEEVPETAERFFEEWKDRGKQIEDLKEQLAAARAGGGGGGEEVDVGDATAVVQRIDADMDELRATANALVDDGKIAVLGSGADGAQFVVAVPDGTGVNAGEVVGELAQKVGGGGGGPPDFAQGGGPDVEALDDALEEAPDVLRQVLNA; via the coding sequence ATGAGCGAACTCGAGGAAGAGTACCGCCTCGACTATTTCGAGGAGGAAGGCTTCGAGCGAAAGGAGTGCTCGAAGTGTGGCGCGCACTTCTGGACGCGCGATCACGACCGCACGACGTGTGGGGAACCGCCGTGTGAGGACTACAGCTTCATCGACAACCCGGGGTTCGACGACGAGTACAGCCTGGAAGAGATGCGCGAGACGTTCCTCTCGTTTTTCGAAGAGCACGACCACGAGCGCATCGACCCCTACCCCGTCGCGGCGAACCGCTGGCGCGACGACGTCCTGTTGACGCAGGCGTCGATCTACGACTTCCAGCCGCTCGTCACGAGCGGGGAGACGCCGCCGCCGGCGAACCCGCTGACCATCTCGCAGCCCTGTATCCGGATGCAGGACATCGACAACGTCGGCAAGACGGGCCGACACACGATGGCCTTCGAGATGATGGCCCACCACGCGTTCAACACGCGCGAAGACGCCGACGAGGAGTACGCCTACGAGGGCGAAGTCTACTGGAAGGACCGCACCGTCGAACTCTGTGACCGCTTTTTCGACTCGCTGGGCGTCGACCTCGAGGAAGTGATCTACATCGAGGACCCGTGGGTCGGCGGCGGCAACGCGGGGCCGGCGATCGAGGTCATCTTCCGGGGCGTCGAACTCGCCACGCTCGTTTTCATGTCGATGGAGCAGGATCCCGACGGCGAGTACGAGATGAAAGACGGCAACCGCTACAGCCCGATGGACACCTACATCGTCGACACCGGCTACGGGTTAGAGCGGTGGACGTGGGTGTCCCAGGGGACGCCGACCGTCTACGAGGCCGTCTACCCCGACGCGATCGAGTTTCTGAAGGACAACGCCGGACTCGAGTACACCGACGAGGAGGAGGCGCTGCTCCACCGCGCCTCGAAGCTCGCGGGCTACATGGACATCGACGAGGCCGAGGACATGGAGACCGCCCGCGGTGACATCGCAGACCGCCTCGACGTCGACCGCGAGCGACTCGAGGAACTGATGGAACCCCTCGAGGACATCTACGCCATCGCAGACCACTGCCGGACGCTGGCGTACATGTTCGGCGACGGCATCGTCCCCTCGAACGTCGGCACCGGCTACCTGGCGCGGATGGTTCTCCGGCGGACGAAACGGCTCTGTGACAACGTCGGCGTCGACGCGCCGCTTGACGAACTCGTCGACATGCAGGCCGAACGCCTCGAGTACGAAAACCGGGACACGATCCGCGACATCGTCCGCAACGAGGTCGAAAAGTACCGCGAGACCCTGGAGCGTGGCGGCCGTCGCGTCGAACAGCTGGCCCGGGAGTACGCCGAACGCGGCGAGGCGATCCCGACGACCGAACTGATCGAACTCTACGACAGCCACGGCATCCAGCCGGACATGGTCGAGGAGATCGCGAGCGACGTTGGCGCGGACGTCCAGGTGCCGGACGACTTCTACAGCCTCGTCGCCGAGCGCCACGACACCGCCGGCGAACTCGAGGTGGACGAAGAGAGCGAAGACGAACGGTTCGAGGACCTCCCGAAGACGGAGAAACTCTACTACGACGACCAGCAGCGAACCCAGTTCGAGGCGGTCGTCCTCGACGTCTTCGAGCGCGAAGACGGCTACGACGTCGTCCTCGATCAGACGATGTTCTACCCCGAAGGCGGTGGCCAGCCCGCAGACCGGGGGACGCTCTCGACCGACGAGACGACCGTCGACGTTCGCGACGTCCAGATCGACGACGACGTCATCCTCCACCGGACCGACGAGCCGCTGAGCAAAGGCGAGTTCGTCAACGGGCAGATCGACGCTACCCGCCGTCGCCAGCTGATGCGCCACCACACGGCCACCCACGTCATCATCCACTCGGCCCGGCAGGTCCTCGGCGAGCACGTCCGACAGGCCGGTGCCCAGAAGGGTGTCGAGTCCTCGCGGATCGACCTGCGCCACTACGAGCGCATCTCTCGAGAGGACGTCAAACGGATCGAACGCGTCGCAAACGGCATCGTGATGGAGAACACCTCCGTCAGCCAGGAGTGGCCCCACCGCCACGAGGCCGAGGCCGAACACGGCTTCGACCTCTACCAGGGCGGCATTCCGCCGGGGACGAACATCCGGCTGATCCACGTCGCCGAAGACGTCCAGGCCTGCGGTGGCACCCACGTCGCCCGCACCGGCGACATCGGCGCGATCAAGATTCGCTCGACCGAGCGCGTCCAGGACGGCGTCGAACGCATCACCTTCGCCGCCGGCGACGCCGCGATCGAAGCGACCCAGCGCACCGAAGACGCCCTCTACGAGGCCGCAGACGTCTTAGACGTCTCGCCCGAGGAGGTCCCCGAGACCGCAGAACGGTTCTTCGAGGAGTGGAAGGATCGGGGCAAGCAGATCGAGGACCTGAAAGAACAGCTCGCGGCGGCCCGTGCCGGTGGCGGCGGTGGCGGCGAGGAGGTCGACGTCGGCGACGCGACCGCGGTGGTCCAGCGGATCGACGCCGACATGGACGAACTCCGTGCCACGGCGAACGCGCTGGTCGACGACGGCAAGATTGCCGTCCTCGGCAGCGGTGCCGACGGTGCCCAGTTCGTCGTCGCCGTCCCCGACGGCACCGGCGTCAACGCCGGCGAGGTCGTCGGCGAACTCGCCCAGAAAGTCGGCGGCGGCGGCGGCGGCCCGCCGGACTTCGCACAGGGTGGCGGCCCCGACGTCGAGGCGCTCGACGACGCCCTCGAGGAGGCACCCGACGTGTTGCGGCAGGTGCTGAACGCGTAA
- a CDS encoding sensor histidine kinase: protein MTETVLYVAASHEDAHEGATALERAGSTLTVEPAVSLAKVHECVPAVDCVVFAETPTTADGAHLLEVVDACGSKPLVLFTDAAYSPKAARATDGIDGYVRREGEAAVAHLADEIAWMCNATGDDGGLTAGPGMTDAEAVTDDSAEVAATLENHERRSKQRRRDRRECVLDFHEATVQIVAAADEAELYDRAVATAENCLAFDCCRVLTDDDGEFVTRASAVGDCDRSWPLEDDHDLAAETLETGESVLVDDVRESALVETDGGPWSIVSVPIGEVGVFQAVTAGPDAFDDAALELVESLVAHVTETVARLRTEAALVSERDRLSALFDNVPDPTVRYEFVDGDAVVRDVNDAFEEAFGYDREAVLDENVDEYVVPPNLDDEARQLNETLLAGECLQVVSRRQTADGIRDFLINVVPLALGKRGVEGFSIYTDITEQKRRERELAAQNERLDEFASIVSHDLRSPLNVARGYLELAKETGDDEHVAEVEAAHERMRSLIDELLALSRRGSVIGETEPVAVHDVARRAWATVDTGDAELVLENDAIVEADKARLIEILENLIRNATDHGDDAVTVRLGATEGGFFVADDGPGIPAAERDAVFDSGYTTADDGTGLGLSIVEEIVDAHGWTVEVTDGDDGGARFEIRGVETDAVDSADLEDDQRRSRDH from the coding sequence ATGACCGAAACGGTCCTGTACGTCGCCGCGTCGCACGAGGACGCCCACGAGGGAGCGACCGCACTCGAGCGGGCCGGATCGACCCTCACAGTCGAACCGGCCGTCTCCCTGGCGAAGGTCCACGAGTGCGTTCCCGCCGTCGACTGCGTCGTCTTCGCCGAAACGCCGACGACCGCCGACGGCGCACACTTGCTCGAGGTGGTCGACGCGTGCGGGTCGAAACCGCTCGTCCTGTTCACGGACGCTGCGTACAGTCCGAAAGCGGCCAGGGCGACCGACGGAATCGACGGCTACGTTCGTCGCGAGGGCGAGGCGGCAGTCGCCCACCTGGCCGACGAAATCGCCTGGATGTGCAACGCCACAGGCGACGACGGGGGACTCACCGCCGGGCCGGGCATGACGGACGCGGAAGCCGTCACGGACGACTCGGCCGAGGTGGCGGCGACGCTGGAGAACCACGAGCGGCGATCGAAGCAGCGACGTCGCGATCGCAGAGAGTGCGTGCTCGACTTCCACGAGGCGACCGTCCAGATCGTCGCTGCAGCAGACGAAGCCGAACTGTACGACCGGGCCGTCGCGACCGCCGAGAACTGTCTCGCGTTCGATTGCTGTCGGGTGCTGACCGACGACGACGGCGAGTTCGTCACGCGGGCGTCGGCCGTGGGCGACTGCGACCGGTCGTGGCCACTCGAGGACGACCACGATCTCGCAGCGGAGACGCTCGAGACCGGCGAGTCAGTGCTAGTCGACGACGTCAGGGAGTCCGCACTCGTCGAAACCGACGGTGGCCCCTGGTCGATCGTCAGCGTCCCGATCGGCGAGGTCGGCGTCTTCCAGGCGGTCACCGCCGGCCCCGACGCGTTCGACGACGCGGCGCTCGAACTCGTCGAGTCGCTCGTCGCCCACGTCACCGAAACGGTCGCCAGACTCCGGACCGAGGCGGCGCTCGTCTCCGAGCGCGACCGACTCTCGGCGCTGTTCGACAACGTCCCGGACCCCACAGTCCGATACGAGTTCGTCGACGGCGACGCCGTCGTCCGCGACGTAAACGACGCCTTCGAGGAGGCATTCGGCTACGATCGCGAGGCGGTGCTCGACGAGAACGTCGACGAGTACGTCGTGCCGCCGAATCTCGACGACGAGGCCAGACAGCTCAACGAGACGCTACTGGCCGGCGAGTGTCTCCAGGTCGTCAGCCGTCGCCAGACCGCCGACGGCATCAGAGACTTCCTGATCAACGTCGTTCCGCTCGCGCTGGGCAAGCGTGGCGTCGAGGGGTTCTCGATCTACACGGACATCACCGAGCAAAAGCGCCGCGAGCGCGAACTCGCCGCCCAGAACGAACGCCTCGACGAGTTCGCCAGCATCGTCAGCCACGACCTCCGCAGTCCGCTGAACGTCGCCCGGGGCTACCTCGAGCTGGCGAAAGAGACCGGCGACGACGAACACGTCGCCGAGGTCGAGGCCGCACACGAACGCATGCGTTCGCTCATCGACGAACTCCTGGCGCTCTCCCGGCGGGGGTCGGTGATCGGCGAGACCGAACCCGTCGCCGTCCACGACGTCGCGAGACGTGCCTGGGCCACCGTCGATACCGGAGACGCCGAACTCGTCCTCGAGAACGACGCCATCGTCGAGGCCGACAAGGCACGACTGATCGAGATCCTCGAGAATTTGATCCGGAACGCGACCGACCACGGCGACGACGCCGTCACCGTCCGGCTCGGTGCGACCGAGGGCGGCTTCTTCGTCGCCGACGACGGACCGGGGATTCCAGCGGCCGAGCGGGACGCTGTCTTCGACTCCGGATACACGACCGCCGACGACGGCACCGGACTGGGGCTCAGCATCGTCGAGGAGATCGTCGACGCACACGGCTGGACCGTCGAGGTGACAGACGGCGACGATGGCGGCGCTCGGTTCGAGATCCGGGGCGTAGAGACCGACGCGGTGGATTCTGCGGACCTCGAAGACGACCAGCGGCGGAGCCGCGACCACTAA
- a CDS encoding AMP-binding protein yields MTLSIRRRAELWGDRTAIVDVSESRFYASAKTVDGTRVSYTELAALADRVATGLVATGIGAGDVVCVVSRNRVASLALFFACHRLGVTFAPLSHRSTPATVGDPIDRIDPDLVVHEPAQRDLVRALSREATATFDDVVVDESTGVAPETATASEDGPLCYLHDDGGSPVVAFSRETVERNCIASAATWGLGRTDRVPLFLPLSTFDGLFRVTLPLLYVGGTILLDRAFDPGDALEAIRQEDATLLVGRAVEFRELAARGFDDGLGSVSRAISETSVDDEIHEAFRERGVPLTRARGFLECPNALTEPLAGVDETRFRPVLGCEARLVDDGVLEGAGEGRLQLSGPVVADGYVSPASIGDGDDAVDSSVDRDGGAFVDGWFETGKRFRRDEDGRYAPS; encoded by the coding sequence GTGACACTCTCGATCCGGCGTCGGGCGGAGTTGTGGGGTGATCGAACGGCGATCGTCGACGTCTCGGAGTCACGATTCTACGCATCCGCGAAGACGGTCGACGGGACGCGAGTCTCGTATACCGAACTCGCTGCCCTCGCCGACCGGGTCGCGACCGGGCTCGTAGCAACGGGAATCGGTGCCGGCGACGTCGTCTGCGTCGTCAGCCGGAACCGGGTCGCCTCACTCGCCCTGTTTTTCGCCTGCCATCGACTCGGTGTGACGTTCGCGCCGCTCTCCCACCGGTCGACGCCTGCGACCGTCGGCGACCCGATCGACCGAATCGATCCCGACCTCGTCGTCCACGAACCGGCCCAGCGCGACCTGGTTCGGGCGCTGTCTCGAGAAGCGACGGCCACGTTCGACGACGTCGTGGTGGACGAATCGACGGGGGTCGCTCCCGAAACGGCCACCGCAAGCGAGGACGGGCCGCTGTGTTACCTGCACGACGACGGTGGATCCCCGGTCGTCGCGTTCTCCCGCGAGACCGTCGAGCGAAACTGCATCGCGAGCGCTGCCACGTGGGGGCTCGGTCGGACCGATCGCGTGCCGCTTTTCCTCCCGCTGTCGACGTTCGACGGGCTGTTCCGGGTCACACTCCCGCTGCTTTACGTCGGCGGGACGATCCTGCTCGACCGGGCGTTCGATCCCGGCGACGCACTCGAGGCGATCCGCCAGGAGGACGCGACCCTGCTCGTCGGACGAGCCGTGGAGTTCCGGGAACTCGCCGCTCGCGGGTTCGACGACGGGCTCGGGTCGGTCTCGCGGGCCATCAGCGAAACGTCCGTCGACGACGAGATCCACGAGGCGTTTCGCGAACGAGGCGTTCCACTGACTCGCGCCCGTGGTTTCCTCGAGTGTCCAAACGCCCTGACGGAGCCGTTAGCGGGCGTCGACGAGACCCGTTTCCGGCCGGTTCTCGGCTGTGAGGCGCGACTCGTCGACGATGGCGTCCTCGAGGGCGCGGGTGAGGGACGCCTGCAGCTGTCGGGACCGGTCGTCGCCGACGGGTACGTAAGTCCTGCCAGTATCGGCGACGGTGACGACGCTGTGGACTCGAGTGTCGACCGCGACGGTGGCGCGTTCGTCGACGGCTGGTTCGAGACGGGCAAACGGTTCCGTCGTGACGAGGACGGACGGTACGCGCCATCCTGA
- a CDS encoding type 1 glutamine amidotransferase — protein MSRPRIAVLNAAHEDANTTRNFRRELDASLAEFDATAGHTPETFDFDAVAVTGSRSSVYDDEAWISPTREWVSGAIDRGLPCLGVCWGHQLLADVLGGTVCDMGAYEIGYSEIEQVGDSRLFEGIDERFVAFTSHQDEVATLPPGADPLATNEYSNHGFRKDHVFGVQFHPEYDRKTARELVQRKEFDEDRKQRVLESITAENHARTGQAKLVFENFLEYVREVRPSTAATDGDHDAST, from the coding sequence ATGAGTCGACCCCGAATCGCCGTCCTCAACGCGGCCCACGAGGACGCGAACACGACGCGGAACTTTCGGCGCGAACTCGACGCCTCGCTGGCGGAGTTCGACGCCACCGCCGGCCACACGCCCGAGACGTTCGACTTCGACGCCGTCGCCGTCACGGGCTCACGGTCGTCGGTCTACGACGACGAGGCATGGATTTCCCCCACCAGAGAGTGGGTGAGCGGCGCGATCGATCGCGGACTCCCGTGTCTCGGCGTCTGCTGGGGCCACCAGCTGCTGGCCGACGTCCTCGGGGGCACCGTCTGTGACATGGGTGCCTACGAGATCGGCTACAGCGAGATCGAGCAGGTCGGCGATTCGCGGCTGTTCGAGGGGATCGACGAGCGGTTCGTCGCGTTCACCTCCCACCAGGACGAGGTCGCGACGCTCCCGCCGGGGGCCGACCCGCTCGCGACGAACGAGTACTCGAACCACGGCTTCCGAAAGGACCACGTCTTCGGCGTCCAGTTTCATCCCGAGTACGATCGAAAGACGGCCCGCGAACTGGTCCAGCGCAAGGAGTTCGACGAGGACCGCAAGCAGCGCGTCCTCGAGAGCATCACCGCCGAGAATCACGCCCGGACCGGTCAGGCGAAACTCGTCTTCGAGAACTTCCTCGAGTACGTCCGGGAGGTGCGACCGTCGACGGCCGCGACCGACGGCGACCACGACGCGTCGACCTGA